A genomic window from Phyllopteryx taeniolatus isolate TA_2022b chromosome 2, UOR_Ptae_1.2, whole genome shotgun sequence includes:
- the skor1a gene encoding SKI family transcriptional corepressor 1a isoform X2: MESIPGQLGEAGSAPSPKRDALKPNQVSETSLYGVPIVSLLIDARERLCLAQISNTLLKNYSYNEIHNRRVALGITCVQCTPVQLELLRRAGAMPISSRRCGMITKREAERLCKSFLGAHSPPKLPDNFAFDVSHECAWGCRGSFIPARYNSSRAKCIKCTFCSMYFSPNKFIFHSHRTPDSKYLQPDAANFNSWRRHLKLTEKKPSDDVNHAWEDVKAMFNGGSRKRTLPAGSSRERSSREAQASSALGRSASPELPRKTLRCDDEVHASPNVALASSARSYPLIPVPSKNFAVLPKIPPPFLPHHPYGFAGYGLCPKKSDGAPEATKTNPVPAVFWPATKEAIYPAFPVFWPAASGLPVPPYPASPPGLRQADLDLSDQSERSAKDGQQQQQAAGQPCPTSSSNCRNERDGPGDETPQHRKIGYISAFKPVLKDAETIAKLYGARDGFSVRPGYLSPDFVSETSSFRSVSPDDDDHDDDDPDVDVDVESSRGEDDDEPIRISSRGDPRESPGPEAAEESQEKPAPSPEDSSEEGRLTRDGSPLRHVYEHEEDCQVHANETCESSSSPCRSNADGALRIDISVRERNLENMAKEELQKQLVEQMELRKKLEREFQHLKDNFQDQMKRELSYREEMVQQLQIVRAHDALHHFSCKMLTPRQCTGACTFKPPLLPP, translated from the exons ATGGAGTCGATACCCGGACAGCTCGGAGAAGCCGGCTCCGCTCCGAGTCCGAAACGGGACGCCCTCAAACCCAACCAAGTCAGCGAGACCTCCCTGTACGGGGTGCCCATCGTTTCTCTGCTCATAGACGCGAGGGAAAGGCTGTGCCTGGCCCAGATCTCCAACACCCTGCTGAAGAACTACAGCTACAACGAGATCCACAACCGCAGGGTGGCACTGGGCATCACCTGCGTGCAGTGCACGCCCGTCCAGCTGGAGCTCCTGCGACGCGCCGGCGCCATGCCCATCTCGTCCAGACGCTGCGGCATGATCACCAAGCGCGAGGCCGAGCGGCTCTGCAAGTCCTTCCTGGGGGCGCACAGCCCCCCGAAGCTGCCCGACAATTTCGCCTTCGACGTGTCCCACGAATGTGCGTGGGGCTGCCGGGGCAGCTTCATCCCGGCCCGATACAACAGCTCCCGCGCCAAGTGCATCAAGTGCACCTTTTGCAGCATGTATTTCTCGCCCAATAAATTCATTTTCCACTCGCACCGCACGCCGGACTCCAAGTACCTGCAGCCGGACGCGGCCAACTTCAACTCGTGGCGGCGCCACCTGAAGCTGACGGAGAAGAAGCCGTCGGACGACGTCAACCACGCGTGGGAGGACGTCAAAGCCATGTTCAACGGGGGCAGCCGAAAGAGGACGCTTCCGGCGGGGAGCTCGAGGGAGCGCTCGTCCCGCGAGGCGCAAGCCTCGTCCGCGCTCGGCCGCAGCGCCTCCCCGGAACTTCCGCGGAAAACTTTGCGCTGCGACGACGAAGTGCACGCGAGCCCGAACGTCGCTTTGGCGAGCAGCGCGAGGAGCTACCCGCTCATCCCGGTGCCGAGTAAAAACTTTGCCGTGCTCCCCAAAATCCCGCCACCCTTCTTGCCGCACCACCCGTACGGTTTCGCCGGCTACGGCTTGTGTCCGAAAAAGAGCGACGGCGCGCCGGAGGCGACCAAAACCAACCCCGTCCCGGCTGTGTTTTGGCCCGCGACCAAGGAGGCCATTTACCCCGCTTTCCCCGTGTTTTGGCCGGCGGCGAGCGGCCTCCCCGTGCCGCCCTACCCGGCCTCCCCGCCCGGGCTCCGCCAGGCCGACCTCGACCTATCGGACCAAAGCGAAAGGAGTGCGAAAGAcggccagcagcagcagcaggctgCCGGCCAGCCCTGTCCCACTTCGTCCAGCAACTGCAGGAACGAGCGTGACGGGCCCGGGGACGAGACGCCGCAGCACCGGAAAATCGGCTACATCTCCGCCTTCAAACCTGTGCTCAAAGACGCGGAGACCATCGCCAAGTTGTACGGGGCCCGGGACGGCTTCAGTGTGCGGCCCGGCTACCTCTCCCCGGACTTTGTCAGCGAGACCTCCAGCTTTAGGTCCGTGTCCCCGGACGACGACGaccacgacgacgacgaccCCGACGTGGACGTGGACGTGGAGTCCAGCAGGGGGGAAGACGACGACGAGCCCATCCGGATCTCGTCAAGAGGCGACCCCCGAGAGTCTCCCGGGCCCGAGGCGGCCGAAGAGAGCCAGGAGAAGCCTGCGCCGTCACCGGAGGACTCCTCAGAGGAGGGCAGGCTCACCAGGGACGGCTCGCCTCTTCGCCAC GTGTACGAGCACGAAGAGGACTGCCAAGTGCACGCGAACGAGACTTGCGAGTCGTCGAGCAGCCCCTGCAGATCAAACG CCGATGGAGCTTTACGCATTGACATCAGCGTGCGGGAGCGAAATTTGGAGAACATGGCAAAAG AGGAGTTGCAAAAGCAGCTCGTGGAGCAGATGGAGCTCAGGAAAAAGCTGGAGAGAGAATTTCAACATTTGAAAG ATAATTTCCAGGATCAAATGAAGCGTGAGCTCTCCTACAGAGAGGAAATGGTCCAGCAGCTGCAGATTGTTCGAG CTCACGACGCCCTTCATCATTTCTCCTGCAAGATGTTGACCCCTCGCCAGTGTACTGGAGCCTGCACCTTTAAGCCCCCCCTGCTGCCTCCTTAA
- the skor1a gene encoding SKI family transcriptional corepressor 1a isoform X1: MESIPGQLGEAGSAPSPKRDALKPNQVSETSLYGVPIVSLLIDARERLCLAQISNTLLKNYSYNEIHNRRVALGITCVQCTPVQLELLRRAGAMPISSRRCGMITKREAERLCKSFLGAHSPPKLPDNFAFDVSHECAWGCRGSFIPARYNSSRAKCIKCTFCSMYFSPNKFIFHSHRTPDSKYLQPDAANFNSWRRHLKLTEKKPSDDVNHAWEDVKAMFNGGSRKRTLPAGSSRERSSREAQASSALGRSASPELPRKTLRCDDEVHASPNVALASSARSYPLIPVPSKNFAVLPKIPPPFLPHHPYGFAGYGLCPKKSDGAPEATKTNPVPAVFWPATKEAIYPAFPVFWPAASGLPVPPYPASPPGLRQADLDLSDQSERSAKDGQQQQQAAGQPCPTSSSNCRNERDGPGDETPQHRKIGYISAFKPVLKDAETIAKLYGARDGFSVRPGYLSPDFVSETSSFRSVSPDDDDHDDDDPDVDVDVESSRGEDDDEPIRISSRGDPRESPGPEAAEESQEKPAPSPEDSSEEGRLTRDGSPLRHVYEHEEDCQVHANETCESSSSPCRSNADGALRIDISVRERNLENMAKEELQKQLVEQMELRKKLEREFQHLKDNFQDQMKRELSYREEMVQQLQIVREAHDALHHFSCKMLTPRQCTGACTFKPPLLPP; encoded by the exons ATGGAGTCGATACCCGGACAGCTCGGAGAAGCCGGCTCCGCTCCGAGTCCGAAACGGGACGCCCTCAAACCCAACCAAGTCAGCGAGACCTCCCTGTACGGGGTGCCCATCGTTTCTCTGCTCATAGACGCGAGGGAAAGGCTGTGCCTGGCCCAGATCTCCAACACCCTGCTGAAGAACTACAGCTACAACGAGATCCACAACCGCAGGGTGGCACTGGGCATCACCTGCGTGCAGTGCACGCCCGTCCAGCTGGAGCTCCTGCGACGCGCCGGCGCCATGCCCATCTCGTCCAGACGCTGCGGCATGATCACCAAGCGCGAGGCCGAGCGGCTCTGCAAGTCCTTCCTGGGGGCGCACAGCCCCCCGAAGCTGCCCGACAATTTCGCCTTCGACGTGTCCCACGAATGTGCGTGGGGCTGCCGGGGCAGCTTCATCCCGGCCCGATACAACAGCTCCCGCGCCAAGTGCATCAAGTGCACCTTTTGCAGCATGTATTTCTCGCCCAATAAATTCATTTTCCACTCGCACCGCACGCCGGACTCCAAGTACCTGCAGCCGGACGCGGCCAACTTCAACTCGTGGCGGCGCCACCTGAAGCTGACGGAGAAGAAGCCGTCGGACGACGTCAACCACGCGTGGGAGGACGTCAAAGCCATGTTCAACGGGGGCAGCCGAAAGAGGACGCTTCCGGCGGGGAGCTCGAGGGAGCGCTCGTCCCGCGAGGCGCAAGCCTCGTCCGCGCTCGGCCGCAGCGCCTCCCCGGAACTTCCGCGGAAAACTTTGCGCTGCGACGACGAAGTGCACGCGAGCCCGAACGTCGCTTTGGCGAGCAGCGCGAGGAGCTACCCGCTCATCCCGGTGCCGAGTAAAAACTTTGCCGTGCTCCCCAAAATCCCGCCACCCTTCTTGCCGCACCACCCGTACGGTTTCGCCGGCTACGGCTTGTGTCCGAAAAAGAGCGACGGCGCGCCGGAGGCGACCAAAACCAACCCCGTCCCGGCTGTGTTTTGGCCCGCGACCAAGGAGGCCATTTACCCCGCTTTCCCCGTGTTTTGGCCGGCGGCGAGCGGCCTCCCCGTGCCGCCCTACCCGGCCTCCCCGCCCGGGCTCCGCCAGGCCGACCTCGACCTATCGGACCAAAGCGAAAGGAGTGCGAAAGAcggccagcagcagcagcaggctgCCGGCCAGCCCTGTCCCACTTCGTCCAGCAACTGCAGGAACGAGCGTGACGGGCCCGGGGACGAGACGCCGCAGCACCGGAAAATCGGCTACATCTCCGCCTTCAAACCTGTGCTCAAAGACGCGGAGACCATCGCCAAGTTGTACGGGGCCCGGGACGGCTTCAGTGTGCGGCCCGGCTACCTCTCCCCGGACTTTGTCAGCGAGACCTCCAGCTTTAGGTCCGTGTCCCCGGACGACGACGaccacgacgacgacgaccCCGACGTGGACGTGGACGTGGAGTCCAGCAGGGGGGAAGACGACGACGAGCCCATCCGGATCTCGTCAAGAGGCGACCCCCGAGAGTCTCCCGGGCCCGAGGCGGCCGAAGAGAGCCAGGAGAAGCCTGCGCCGTCACCGGAGGACTCCTCAGAGGAGGGCAGGCTCACCAGGGACGGCTCGCCTCTTCGCCAC GTGTACGAGCACGAAGAGGACTGCCAAGTGCACGCGAACGAGACTTGCGAGTCGTCGAGCAGCCCCTGCAGATCAAACG CCGATGGAGCTTTACGCATTGACATCAGCGTGCGGGAGCGAAATTTGGAGAACATGGCAAAAG AGGAGTTGCAAAAGCAGCTCGTGGAGCAGATGGAGCTCAGGAAAAAGCTGGAGAGAGAATTTCAACATTTGAAAG ATAATTTCCAGGATCAAATGAAGCGTGAGCTCTCCTACAGAGAGGAAATGGTCCAGCAGCTGCAGATTGTTCGAG AAGCTCACGACGCCCTTCATCATTTCTCCTGCAAGATGTTGACCCCTCGCCAGTGTACTGGAGCCTGCACCTTTAAGCCCCCCCTGCTGCCTCCTTAA
- the skor1a gene encoding SKI family transcriptional corepressor 1a isoform X3 produces MESIPGQLGEAGSAPSPKRDALKPNQVSETSLYGVPIVSLLIDARERLCLAQISNTLLKNYSYNEIHNRRVALGITCVQCTPVQLELLRRAGAMPISSRRCGMITKREAERLCKSFLGAHSPPKLPDNFAFDVSHECAWGCRGSFIPARYNSSRAKCIKCTFCSMYFSPNKFIFHSHRTPDSKYLQPDAANFNSWRRHLKLTEKKPSDDVNHAWEDVKAMFNGGSRKRTLPAGSSRERSSREAQASSALGRSASPELPRKTLRCDDEVHASPNVALASSARSYPLIPVPSKNFAVLPKIPPPFLPHHPYGFAGYGLCPKKSDGAPEATKTNPVPAVFWPATKEAIYPAFPVFWPAASGLPVPPYPASPPGLRQADLDLSDQSERSAKDGQQQQQAAGQPCPTSSSNCRNERDGPGDETPQHRKIGYISAFKPVLKDAETIAKLYGARDGFSVRPGYLSPDFVSETSSFRSVSPDDDDHDDDDPDVDVDVESSRGEDDDEPIRISSRGDPRESPGPEAAEESQEKPAPSPEDSSEEGRLTRDGSPLRHVYEHEEDCQVHANETCESSSSPCRSNEELQKQLVEQMELRKKLEREFQHLKDNFQDQMKRELSYREEMVQQLQIVREAHDALHHFSCKMLTPRQCTGACTFKPPLLPP; encoded by the exons ATGGAGTCGATACCCGGACAGCTCGGAGAAGCCGGCTCCGCTCCGAGTCCGAAACGGGACGCCCTCAAACCCAACCAAGTCAGCGAGACCTCCCTGTACGGGGTGCCCATCGTTTCTCTGCTCATAGACGCGAGGGAAAGGCTGTGCCTGGCCCAGATCTCCAACACCCTGCTGAAGAACTACAGCTACAACGAGATCCACAACCGCAGGGTGGCACTGGGCATCACCTGCGTGCAGTGCACGCCCGTCCAGCTGGAGCTCCTGCGACGCGCCGGCGCCATGCCCATCTCGTCCAGACGCTGCGGCATGATCACCAAGCGCGAGGCCGAGCGGCTCTGCAAGTCCTTCCTGGGGGCGCACAGCCCCCCGAAGCTGCCCGACAATTTCGCCTTCGACGTGTCCCACGAATGTGCGTGGGGCTGCCGGGGCAGCTTCATCCCGGCCCGATACAACAGCTCCCGCGCCAAGTGCATCAAGTGCACCTTTTGCAGCATGTATTTCTCGCCCAATAAATTCATTTTCCACTCGCACCGCACGCCGGACTCCAAGTACCTGCAGCCGGACGCGGCCAACTTCAACTCGTGGCGGCGCCACCTGAAGCTGACGGAGAAGAAGCCGTCGGACGACGTCAACCACGCGTGGGAGGACGTCAAAGCCATGTTCAACGGGGGCAGCCGAAAGAGGACGCTTCCGGCGGGGAGCTCGAGGGAGCGCTCGTCCCGCGAGGCGCAAGCCTCGTCCGCGCTCGGCCGCAGCGCCTCCCCGGAACTTCCGCGGAAAACTTTGCGCTGCGACGACGAAGTGCACGCGAGCCCGAACGTCGCTTTGGCGAGCAGCGCGAGGAGCTACCCGCTCATCCCGGTGCCGAGTAAAAACTTTGCCGTGCTCCCCAAAATCCCGCCACCCTTCTTGCCGCACCACCCGTACGGTTTCGCCGGCTACGGCTTGTGTCCGAAAAAGAGCGACGGCGCGCCGGAGGCGACCAAAACCAACCCCGTCCCGGCTGTGTTTTGGCCCGCGACCAAGGAGGCCATTTACCCCGCTTTCCCCGTGTTTTGGCCGGCGGCGAGCGGCCTCCCCGTGCCGCCCTACCCGGCCTCCCCGCCCGGGCTCCGCCAGGCCGACCTCGACCTATCGGACCAAAGCGAAAGGAGTGCGAAAGAcggccagcagcagcagcaggctgCCGGCCAGCCCTGTCCCACTTCGTCCAGCAACTGCAGGAACGAGCGTGACGGGCCCGGGGACGAGACGCCGCAGCACCGGAAAATCGGCTACATCTCCGCCTTCAAACCTGTGCTCAAAGACGCGGAGACCATCGCCAAGTTGTACGGGGCCCGGGACGGCTTCAGTGTGCGGCCCGGCTACCTCTCCCCGGACTTTGTCAGCGAGACCTCCAGCTTTAGGTCCGTGTCCCCGGACGACGACGaccacgacgacgacgaccCCGACGTGGACGTGGACGTGGAGTCCAGCAGGGGGGAAGACGACGACGAGCCCATCCGGATCTCGTCAAGAGGCGACCCCCGAGAGTCTCCCGGGCCCGAGGCGGCCGAAGAGAGCCAGGAGAAGCCTGCGCCGTCACCGGAGGACTCCTCAGAGGAGGGCAGGCTCACCAGGGACGGCTCGCCTCTTCGCCAC GTGTACGAGCACGAAGAGGACTGCCAAGTGCACGCGAACGAGACTTGCGAGTCGTCGAGCAGCCCCTGCAGATCAAACG AGGAGTTGCAAAAGCAGCTCGTGGAGCAGATGGAGCTCAGGAAAAAGCTGGAGAGAGAATTTCAACATTTGAAAG ATAATTTCCAGGATCAAATGAAGCGTGAGCTCTCCTACAGAGAGGAAATGGTCCAGCAGCTGCAGATTGTTCGAG AAGCTCACGACGCCCTTCATCATTTCTCCTGCAAGATGTTGACCCCTCGCCAGTGTACTGGAGCCTGCACCTTTAAGCCCCCCCTGCTGCCTCCTTAA